A region of Paenibacillus thiaminolyticus DNA encodes the following proteins:
- a CDS encoding acyl-CoA thioesterase, with product MKKADTDVHQSVLAPKLCRESRVFKTSRVFPNDVNNHDSLFGGKLMSAIDELASISAVRHCRYNVITASTDSVDFLRPILQSDSVCLESYVTWTGRTSMEVFVKVVSENLFSGERAIAATSFLTFVAVDEHGTPMIVPPVIPDSEEEKLLHESAQERAELRKKRRAGSKQLASELSTRKYWE from the coding sequence GTGAAGAAAGCTGATACGGATGTTCATCAATCCGTGCTTGCCCCCAAGCTATGCCGCGAATCCCGCGTGTTCAAGACGAGCCGCGTATTTCCGAACGATGTCAATAACCATGATTCCCTGTTCGGCGGCAAGCTGATGAGCGCCATCGACGAATTGGCCTCCATCTCGGCCGTGCGGCATTGCCGGTACAACGTCATAACCGCTTCGACCGATTCGGTAGATTTTCTGCGTCCGATACTGCAGTCCGATTCTGTCTGTCTGGAATCGTATGTCACCTGGACGGGACGAACGAGCATGGAGGTATTCGTCAAGGTCGTCTCGGAGAATCTGTTCTCCGGCGAGCGCGCCATCGCGGCGACTTCCTTCCTGACATTCGTAGCGGTGGATGAGCACGGCACGCCGATGATTGTGCCGCCTGTCATCCCTGACTCCGAGGAAGAGAAGCTGCTTCACGAATCGGCGCAGGAGCGGGCAGAACTGCGGAAGAAGAGACGGGCGGGAAGCAAGCAGCTCGCCAGCGAGCTGTCGACCCGCAAATATTGGGAATAA
- a CDS encoding nucleoid-associated protein gives MIDLSKAEIQQMVVHQVGSKAREEGVRVSHALYDVPSDEVKATLMKYFISGFKFDAFYRFHHEAELPLNEVYTYVSRMFQQANSFHEQSVHLLNHLYEQSSHPQIKPGELYVVHLNNILYNNFSIDAIGIMKSEHKDVFLQVQERNPEELQVSIQEGTNIRKLDKGCLILNVRAEAGYSVGIVDTSAGKNNEAARYWQEDFLNVRLLEDEHYLTDKYIEMCTHFYEDVIAASAEEPPEKKEKLEFIHHTMEYFAKHEQFEEEAFAEEVIVQPEIVPIFKAYKETYEEANELPPLNEFPISQAALKKAKRTYKNNIRTDTGVELKLKSESFAYVEKGFDEERGMHYYKVFYNEEE, from the coding sequence ATGATCGATTTATCCAAAGCGGAAATCCAGCAAATGGTTGTCCATCAGGTCGGAAGCAAGGCCCGCGAAGAGGGGGTTCGCGTCTCTCACGCGCTGTATGACGTGCCGAGCGACGAAGTGAAGGCGACGCTGATGAAGTACTTCATTTCCGGCTTCAAATTCGACGCCTTCTACCGCTTCCATCATGAGGCCGAGCTGCCGTTGAATGAGGTATACACCTACGTGAGCCGCATGTTTCAGCAGGCGAACTCCTTTCACGAGCAGTCCGTTCATTTGTTGAATCATCTGTACGAGCAATCCTCCCATCCGCAGATTAAGCCTGGGGAGCTGTATGTCGTTCATCTGAACAACATTTTGTACAACAACTTCAGCATCGACGCCATCGGCATCATGAAATCCGAGCATAAGGATGTCTTTCTGCAGGTGCAGGAGCGCAATCCGGAGGAGCTTCAGGTCAGCATCCAGGAAGGAACGAACATCCGCAAGCTGGACAAGGGCTGTCTCATCCTCAACGTGCGCGCGGAAGCGGGCTATTCGGTCGGCATCGTCGATACTTCGGCAGGCAAGAACAACGAAGCGGCCCGCTATTGGCAGGAAGATTTTTTGAATGTGCGGCTGCTGGAGGACGAGCATTATTTGACGGATAAATATATCGAAATGTGTACGCATTTCTACGAGGATGTCATCGCCGCCTCGGCGGAGGAACCGCCGGAGAAGAAAGAAAAGCTGGAGTTCATTCACCATACGATGGAGTACTTCGCCAAGCATGAGCAGTTCGAGGAGGAGGCCTTTGCCGAGGAGGTTATCGTGCAGCCGGAGATTGTGCCGATCTTCAAAGCATACAAGGAGACCTATGAGGAAGCGAATGAGCTGCCTCCGCTGAATGAATTTCCGATCTCCCAGGCTGCCTTGAAAAAGGCGAAACGAACGTATAAAAATAATATCCGGACCGATACGGGGGTCGAGCTGAAGCTGAAGAGCGAGAGCTTCGCTTACGTGGAGAAGGGCTTCGATGAAGAGCGGGGCATGCATTACTATAAAGTTTTCTATAACGAGGAAGAATAG
- a CDS encoding 50S ribosomal protein L33 codes for MHGVTKAQASKLVGKRIYALHKNGSVVSGKLIRISGNRLIMAQSKGKKVRTKAIIPLVLFDLLAIGTAPFAFGGFPYGGYGGYGGHGFGGYPYGRFW; via the coding sequence ATGCATGGTGTTACGAAGGCTCAGGCTTCCAAGCTTGTCGGGAAACGGATATATGCGCTGCACAAAAACGGCTCTGTCGTGTCCGGCAAGCTGATTCGCATTTCCGGCAACCGTCTTATCATGGCGCAATCGAAGGGCAAGAAAGTAAGAACGAAAGCAATCATTCCGTTAGTTCTGTTCGACCTTTTGGCTATTGGCACGGCCCCATTCGCTTTCGGGGGATTCCCTTACGGGGGATACGGAGGATACGGAGGTCACGGGTTTGGAGGCTATCCGTACGGTCGTTTCTGGTAA
- a CDS encoding GNAT family N-acetyltransferase produces the protein MNIRLRRPASDDRIIRRLILEELLPHSNLVWEESQVMKDIPVRLRKGVTYVAANRRNQAVGFALVQAKNDILLIDLLAVSSAAQGKGCGSALLERAERYGRTQRCLLSRVYVDQGNDAAQRFYERHGYRFKRYIQLIACHEMEKPLDRR, from the coding sequence ATGAACATCCGGCTTCGGCGCCCCGCTTCCGATGACCGCATCATTCGCCGCCTTATTTTGGAGGAATTGCTTCCCCATTCCAATCTCGTCTGGGAAGAGAGCCAGGTGATGAAGGATATTCCGGTTCGGCTTCGGAAGGGCGTCACCTATGTCGCAGCGAACCGCAGAAATCAGGCCGTCGGCTTCGCGCTGGTCCAAGCCAAGAACGACATCCTGCTGATTGATCTGCTCGCCGTCAGCAGCGCCGCCCAAGGCAAAGGATGCGGATCCGCGCTTCTGGAACGGGCGGAACGGTACGGGCGCACGCAGCGCTGCCTCCTCTCCCGCGTCTATGTAGATCAAGGCAACGACGCAGCACAGCGCTTCTATGAACGGCATGGCTACAGATTCAAGCGGTATATTCAGCTGATCGCCTGCCACGAGATGGAGAAGCCGCTGGACAGGCGCTGA